A DNA window from Andrena cerasifolii isolate SP2316 chromosome 16, iyAndCera1_principal, whole genome shotgun sequence contains the following coding sequences:
- the L(2)k10201 gene encoding zinc finger protein 511 lethal (2) k10201, producing the protein MEEFFQNIGVGLRPINDPFFEDSHKACKIFERMGVTINDDEGLCHEFMREFPCHAAGCKARFQTLLDFEMHYNSNHRYVCAECKKSLPSPRLLDIHIQETHDSFFQVLCLKRPMYQCYVSECDMKLNNPVERRDHCVNAHKFPKNFRFDNASHFTRGQPKNKMDVEESECTKKEAKTKKVQLNKNQRTKMFTVAAKNPTSIDSDSNASRSNPSKTNTSASSLVFIPRQLQRSYTNALTQNQTNERNVLETESMMDLVDSLPK; encoded by the exons ATGGAGGAATTTTTTCAAAACATAGGTGTAGGGTTAAGACCCATAAACGATCCATTCTTTGAAGATTCACATAAAGcttgcaaaattttcgaacgaatGGGCGTAACAATTAACGACGATGAGGGCTTGTGTCACGAATT TATGAGAGAATTCCCTTGCCATGCCGCCGGCTGTAAAGCCAGATTCCAAACGTTGCTCGATTTCGAAATGCACTATAACAGTAATCACCGCTACGTTTGCGCGGAGTGTAAAAAGTCTCTGCCGAGTCCGCGCTTGTTAGACATACATATACAAGAGACGCACGATAGTTTCTTTCAAGTGTTATGCCTAAAGCGACCAATG TATCAGTGTTATGTGTCTGAATGCGATATGAAGCTTAACAATCCAGTCGAGAGGAGAGACCACTGCGTGAATGCGCACAAGTTCCCTAAGAACTTTCGCTTTGATAACGCTTCGCATTTCACGAGAGGTCagccaaaaaataaaatggatgTTGAGGAATCGGAGTGTACTAAGAAGGAAGCGAAGACTAAAAAGgtacaattaaacaaaaatcagAGAActaaaatgtttacagttgcaGCAAAAAATCCTACGTCCATAGATTCTGATTCTAATGCGAGTCGATCGAACCCTTCCAAGACTAACACGAGCGCTTCGTCTTTAGTTTTTATCCCTCGACAGTTACAGAGATCGTACACGAATGCTCTTACGCAAAATCAAACTAATGAGAGAAATGTTCTCGAAACGGAGAGTATGATGGACTTGGTTGATTCTCTACCTAAATGA
- the LOC143377980 gene encoding uncharacterized protein LOC143377980, whose product MNLLSLLLFVALAIGIGATIPEKVAGANDVPQQVAAEDQGQINPEETGDKKVAKRSYGWSPWSYVGHSYGWPWYGHGWYPGWYPGWPLFYGHGYGGYSGYHGSGGHGWYKGW is encoded by the exons ATGAATCTTCTG TCGCTGCTGTTGTTCGTCGCCCTTGCCATTGGCATAGGTGCCACCATCCCTGAAAAAGTGGCGGGTGCCAATGACGTACCGCAGCAAGTGGCCGCTGAGGATCAGGGGCAGATTAATCCTGAGGAGACGGGCGATAAGAAAGTGGCAAAAAGGAGTTACGGTTGGAGTCCGTGGAGTTACGTAGGGCATAGTTACGGTTGGCCTTG GTATGGACATGGATGGTACCCTGGGTGGTACCCTGGTTGGCCCCTATTTTATGGACACGGTTACGGTGGCTATTCCGGTTACCACGGCTCAGGCGGCCATGGTTGGTACAAGGGATGGTAA
- the Gt gene encoding transcription factor giant, whose translation MEPYPESIGMHVALDFTSAKRDQAGPTETPVLDLSCKKQSTPAIITESISYRSRSNSPATTDEQEETVNVTDSSAPSPFEERTFMVTPPSESDSPKKLKYEAFYNAANALTNIGVNQHACYSVLPMNISMPVPPAVLPTLLAQNAEPVKPIQMVGASVTSTTTSTAYCNGMAVPASSTDASKKAPRPFKAYPKDPLSFNVGTAELMYDQNANEAYSEFRKRMLDSVRRSNEGTNIKMRRVAKSPVLPTSTVDEKDAAYWERRRKNNEAAKRSRDARRAKEDEIAIRAAFLEQENIKLKYELVALRNETAKLRCMVYTA comes from the coding sequence ATGGAGCCGTACCCCGAGTCGATCGGCATGCACGTCGCCCTGGACTTCACCTCCGCGAAACGGGACCAGGCAGGGCCCACTGAAACACCGGTGCTCGATCTCTCTTGCAAGAAACAGAGCACACCGGCCATCATCACCGAGTCCATCTCCTACCGATCGCGTTCAAATTCACCCGCGACCACGGACGAACAAGAAGAGACGGTGAATGTCACGGATTCTTCCGCTCCGAGTCCGTTCGAAGAGCGAACGTTCATGGTAACTCCGCCTTCGGAGTCCGATTCCCCGAAGAAGCTCAAGTACGAGGCGTTCTACAACGCCGCGAACGCGTTAACTAATATCGGGGTGAATCAGCATGCCTGTTACTCGGTCCTACCAATGAATATCTCGATGCCGGTTCCACCAGCGGTATTGCCAACGTTGCTGGCGCAAAATGCCGAGCCGGTGAAGCCGATTCAAATGGTAGGTGCCTCCGTCACGTCGACCACCACGTCGACGGCGTATTGCAACGGGATGGCGGTGCCCGCTTCGTCCACCGACGCGAGCAAGAAAGCACCGAGGCCGTTCAAAGCGTACCCCAAGGATCCACTGTCCTTCAACGTGGGCACGGCCGAACTGATGTACGATCAGAACGCCAACGAGGCGTACTCGGAGTTCCGAAAGCGAATGCTCGACTCCGTCAGGCGTTCGAACGAGGGGACCAACATCAAAATGCGCAGGGTGGCGAAGAGTCCTGTGCTGCCGACCAGCACCGTTGACGAGAAGGACGCCGCCTACTGGGAGAGGCGAAGGAAGAACAACGAAGCCGCGAAACGCTCCAGGGACGCTAGAAGGGCAAAGGAAGACGAAATCGCTATTAGGGCGGCTTTCCTCGAGCAAGAAAACATCAAACTCAAATACGAGCTCGTCGCGCTTAGGAACGAAACGGCTAAGCTTAGATGTATGGTTTATACGGCTTAG
- the LOC143377982 gene encoding uncharacterized protein LOC143377982, with product MKLRTYYALCCLCALRALGAASEGSEISSEWRKRPVSNVSESLDSRESSARDKRALGLILSGLAQVFGYTVSPVQVATLSNGNTTSSDGGGTQQSANPEQTPSSSNSTQSTATSTTMAPRQRETIRFTGVVNFGNTSVLGHLQQYENIFHGASNASAPATTATPPTSTPLAVSPFLVNIPLPPMRQPPLPEIPSQDIRLSYPEPLIPTRREQQMMYRRNESTEKLIPENRELQGGKEAQSPPPPTPYTPFYSPYTVEPRWRKEYEDRLADLERKHEEHAERLRQQERYRNRVKDDGHKEGEMKMARGGEEPKCDENGHSNVDHLAEDDSRERSRYSSSPKEPQESEEKLRDYDNDDDYKSYKQYDDSPSANDTYSSVHYNEPLPINEDDEERRPEELRNSYGEPLNSRELVEEGFGNYFGKLKHTQSDFYVSPETPDSREDSNEEGEDSLVRDNGDEDESDGKEKKEYDLPATNKYEEYSLEEDTGTKGKNVENTEEKGSDPFVKYSNEAPFRNENRPNFEGRKPSEEVDFSKYMPLIVPFRYLAASEESKMARSRLSAIDKSDKVNNVADREGIKKLSSKESSRPKKENLKPKIGIPERPLPKRLHEGEQKELQMWPPPFDFVLDSTIQTGVAQKPRYTNGNPLAHRKAELPGKEEGKAPQRSGKRVSLVDSPAPRQRDYPRDIYYQRLKGGLDSRAASSMKAKSPRVAKPGVSNRTRSGDTRSHLQQRKRLPNVYSHRNVKGSNAETPRSMHSKRLEPLKRSAEKTGPIVRGHYSDGYLGGDQTKTDAQSQNGEDFPHASQELVPLMGFDSSRGVHDLLSFDKKDYRFSYGSNEMAGLRSIQDDETMQNGEKTGDLTMSQQNPYRYDERLAKYAGEPESKNEKAGQKEIDSSRSIGYVDLAHVL from the coding sequence ATGAAACTGAGGACATACTACGCTCTGTGTTGCCTGTGCGCGCTGCGCGCTCTCGGTGCCGCGTCCGAGGGGTCGGAGATTTCTTCGGAATGGAGGAAGAGGCCAGTATCGAACGTTTCAGAGTCGTTGGACAGTCGAGAATCTAGCGCGAGGGACAAGCGAGCGCTGGGCTTGATTCTCTCAGGTTTGGCGCAGGTTTTCGGGTACACGGTGAGCCCTGTTCAAGTAGCGACGCTGTCCAACGGGAACACCACTTCAAGCGACGGAGGGGGCACTCAGCAATCAGCCAACCCCGAGCAAACCCCTTCATCGTCGAACTCTACCCAATCGACTGCGACCTCGACTACCATGGCACCCAGACAGCGAGAGACCATCAGGTTCACAGGTGTCGTAAATTTCGGCAACACGAGCGTTCTGGGCCATTTACAACAGTACGAGAATATTTTCCACGGGGCTAGTAACGCCTCTGCTCCTGCGACTACCGCAACACCTCCCACATCCACGCCACTTGCGGTGTCCCCTTTCTTGGTGAATATCCCTCTGCCCCCCATGAGGCAACCACCCCTACCGGAGATCCCTTCGCAAGATATCAGGCTATCCTATCCTGAACCGTTGATTCCAACTCGTAGAGAGCAACAGATGATGTACAGGAGGAACGAGAGCACGGAGAAGCTGATTCCTGAGAACAGAGAGCTTCAGGGTGGAAAAGAAGCGCAGTCGCCGCCACCGCCCACGCCGTACACCCCGTTCTACAGCCCCTACACTGTTGAGCCGCGTTGGAGGAAGGAGTACGAGGACAGATTGGCTGATTTGGAGCGCAAGCACGAGGAGCACGCTGAGAGGCTGAGGCAGCAGGAGAGGTACAGGAATCGTGTAAAGGACGATGGCCACAAGGAGGGCGAGATGAAAATGGCTCGCGGAGGTGAAGAGCCCAAGTGCGACGAGAACGGACACTCCAATGTCGATCATTTAGCGGAGGACGATTCGAGAGAAAGGAGCAGATATTCCTCGAGCCCGAAGGAACCGCAGGAAAGTGAAGAGAAGCTTCGTGACTACGATAACGATGACGATTATAAATCGTACAAACAGTACGACGACTCGCCATCAGCGAATGATACTTACAGCAGCGTGCACTATAATGAACCTTTGCCAATAAACGAAGACGATGAGGAGCGACGGCCGGAGGAGCTTCGTAACAGTTACGGAGAGCCTTTGAATAGTCGCGAATTGGTCGAGGAGGGATTTGGGAATTACTTTGGGAAGCTTAAGCACACCCAAAGCGACTTTTATGTATCGCCGGAGACGCCTGACTCGAGGGAGGACTCGAACGAGGAAGGGGAGGATTCTCTCGTGCGCGACAACGGGGATGAAGATGAGAGTGATggaaaggagaagaaggagtatGATCTCCCAGCGACGAATAAGTATGAAGAGTACAGTTTGGAGGAAGATACGGGAACGAAGGGGAAGAATGTAGAAAACACCGAGGAAAAGGGTTCTGACCCCTTCGTAAAATATTCTAACGAGGCTCCATTCAGGAACGAGAACCGACCGAACTTCGAAGGACGGAAGCCCAGCGAAGAAGTGGACTTCAGCAAGTACATGCCTCTAATCGTGCCTTTTCGTTATTTAGCTGCTTCCGAAGAGTCGAAAATGGCCAGATCGAGGCTCTCGGCGATCGATAAGTCGGACAAGGTTAATAATGTGGCAGATAGGGAAGGTATTAAAAAGCTTTCGTCGAAGGAATCAAGTAGACCGAAGAAAGAGAATTTGAAACCTAAAATAGGTATCCCGGAGCGACCGTTGCCGAAGAGGCTCCACGAAGGCGAACAGAAGGAGCTGCAAATGTGGCCACCGCCGTTCGATTTTGTCCTGGATAGCACAATTCAAACTGGCGTTGCTCAGAAACCAAGGTACACGAATGGGAATCCTCTCGCGCATCGGAAAGCTGAGTTACCTGGCAAGGAAGAGGGAAAAGCTCCGCAGCGAAGCGGGAAGCGTGTAAGTCTCGTTGATAGTCCAGCTCCAAGGCAACGAGACTATCCTCGGGATATTTATTATCAGAGGCTCAAGGGAGGTCTCGATTCTCGAGCAGCTTCTTCAATGAAAGCGAAGTCTCCCAGGGTAGCGAAACCAGGAGTTTCTAATCGCACACGTTCTGGAGACACCAGGTCGCATCTTCAGCAGAGGAAACGATTGCCAAACGTTTATAGCCACAGGAACGTGAAAGGATCAAATGCTGAGACTCCAAGGTCGATGCACTCGAAGAGGCTCGAACCTCTGAAGCGCAGTGCTGAGAAGACTGGGCCCATTGTGAGAGGTCATTATAGTGACGGATATCTTGGAGGCGATCAAACAAAGACAGATGCTCAAAGTCAGAATGGAGAGGATTTTCCACATGCCTCGCAGGAATTGGTGCCGTTAATGGGCTTCGATAGTTCGAGGGGTGTTCACGATCTTCTCAGCTTTGATAAGAAGGATTATCGTTTCAGTTATGGGAGCAATGAGATGGCGGGGCTCAGAAGCATTCAGGACGATGAAACGATGCAGAATGGCGAAAAGACTGGCGATCTGACCATGTCGCAACAGAATCCTTATCGCTATGACGAAAGATTGGCGAAATACGCCGGTGAACCGGAAAGCAAAAACGAGAAAGCGGGACAAAAAGAGATTGATTCGAGTAGATCAATTGGTTACGTCGACCTCGCTCATGTTTTgtag